A DNA window from Andrena cerasifolii isolate SP2316 chromosome 16, iyAndCera1_principal, whole genome shotgun sequence contains the following coding sequences:
- the Nopp140 gene encoding nucleolar and coiled-body phosphoprotein 1 isoform X4 — MASAEELNVSALVYDYLLKKDASLAKVFQKKTKAPTLPKGAPTIQDVFQHFQKTSPKKINAKAQAKDSSSESSSESEDEAPKKVPQVNGKAAANAAANNKQQATSSEDSSSEDEKPAAKVKPAVKTQSKAPPVKKKDSSDESSSEEEVQTPKAQPKAISTPKVAPVPQPQESSDDDSDSDNEVSKTNVTPKVIVKAAAGKKESVSKDSSESEEESPVKPVLKKPVASAVKTPTKKAQSDSDDSDDSSEEESVKPQPAVKATPVATPAKAAKKVEASKDDSDDSEDTPAAKAPVQKSTPHPVQEKKKLGKSAPQKTEAAKAGKGAKSMPLRQTVAEESSSEESSEEEEAPKKKPAPIVAVAKKVPAKMEESSSDDDSSEAEPPAKKPAPLTPAVAKKAPAKKAESSSDDDSSEEEEPPAKKLVPAKVAAPTKKAQSSSDDSDDSDENEKPAAKPAPKAAAKKAETSSEDSDESEDEKPAKTPASAPAKVAVKASAKRKSSSEDSEEDSSEDEKPKPAVAATKSSDSEESDSDEEEEKVPQQKTPAKSEKRKRKDIEEGEEEEEDEDKPPAKAQKNNYSNFVKANSSFNGDKEDNREDGGFKKHGGRGGFGEGRGGFGRGGFRGRGGGDRGGRGGGDRGGRGGGDRGGRGGGRGFGDRGGRGFGDRGGRGGFRGGRGGYDKDGGGGFRGGRGRGSFDNRRSWAGNDRGNDNEGGKSDGFRKSWGDGERGGGRGGFRGGRGGFDRKKTFDGAQQQNKKITFDD, encoded by the exons ATGGCATCCGCTGAAGAATTGAACGTCTCTGCGCTTGTATACGACTATCTATTGAAGAAAGACGCGTCGTTGGCGAAGGTTTTCCAGAAGAAAACAAAGGCG CCCACACTACCGAAGGGGGCACCAACGATACAAGACGTATTCCAGCACTTTCAAAAGACATCCCCCAAGAAAATAAATGCAAAAGCACAAGCTAAAGATAGCAGCTCGGAATCTAGTTCAGAGAGCGAGGATGAAGCACCTAAGAAGGTCCCGCAAGTAAATGGCAAAGCTGCAGCTAATGCAGCGGCAAATAATAAGCAACAGGCAACTTCCTCGGAGGACAGCTCGAGCGAAGATGAAAAGCCAGCGGCAAAAGTTAAGCCAGCTGTTAAGACACAGTCAAAAGCGCCGCCTGTGAAGAAAAAAGACAGCTCAGATGAGAGCTCCTCCGAGGAGGAGGTACAAACGCCAAAAGCGCAACCAAAAGCGATCTCTACTCCGAAAGTAGCTCCAGTACCACAACCCCAAGAATCTTCGGATGATGACTCCGATTCTGATAACGAAGTGTCTAAAACTAATGTGACTCCTAAGGTAATCGTAAAAGCAGCAGCTGGCAAAAAAGAGTCTGTAAGCAAGGATAGTAGCGAAAGCGAAGAAGAGAGTCCAGTTAAGCCGGTGCTGAAGAAGCCTGTTGCATCAGCAGTAAAGACACCGACGAAAAAAGCGCAATCGGATAGCGATGATTCCGACGATTCCTCGGAAGAAGAGAGCGTGAAACCTCAGCCAGCAGTTAAAGCTACACCAGTCGCGACACCTGCAAAGGCTGCTAAAAAGGTAGAAGCTTCCAAGGACGATTCTGATGATTCAGAAGACACACCTGCTGCGAAAGCACCGGTTCAAAAATCAACTCCACACCCTGTCCAAGAGAAGAAGAAACTTGGGAAATCTGCTCCACAAAAGACAGAAGCGGCGAAGGCTGGAAAGGGCGCTAAGTCCATGCCCCTGAGGCAAACAGTCGCGGAAGAATCGTCCAGCGAAGAGAGtagcgaggaggaggaggcacCAAAAAAGAAACCTGCTCCTATTGTGGCAGTAGCAAAGAAAGTTCCTGCTAAGATGGAAGAGTCGTCCTCTGACGATGATAGCAGCGAAGCAGAACCACCAGCTAAAAAGCCTGCACCCCTGACACCAGCAGTTGCAAAGAAAGCTCCTGCTAAGAAGGCAGAGTCGTCCTCTGACGACGATAGCAGTGAAGAAGAGGAGCCTCCGGCTAAGAAACTTGTCCCTGCTAAGGTAGCAGCTCCAACTAAAAAAGCACAATCGTCCAGCGATGATTCCGATGATTCTGACGAAAATGAGAAACCAGCTGCGAAGCCTGCACCAAAAGCAGCAGCCAAAAAAGCAGAAACGAGTTCCGAGGACTCCGATGAATCCGAAGATGAGAAACCCGCGAAAACGCCGGCATCGGCACCCGCAAAGGTAGCGGTGAAAGCGAGCGCTAAGAGAAAATCGTCTAGCGAAGATTCGGAGGAGGACTCGTCGGAAGACGAGAAACCAAAGCCAGCAGTCGCCGCGACAAAAAGCTCCGACTCTGAGGAGAGCGATTCTgacgaagaggaagagaagGTACCGCAGCAAAAGACACCAGCCAAATCCGAAAAGAGGAAACGCAAAGATATAGAGGagggagaagaggaagaggaggacgaggatAAACCACCCGCGAAGGCTCAGAAAAACAACTACAGCAACTTCGTGAAGGCGAATAGCAGCTTCAATGGTGATAAG GAGGACAATCGAGAAGATGGTGGCTTTAAGAAACACGGAGGAAGGGGTGGATTTGGTGAAGGGCGCGGAGGTTTCGGTCGCGGTGGGTTCAGGGGCCGCGGAGGCGGTGACAGGGGTGGTCGCGGTGGCGGCGATAGGGGTGGTCGGGGTGGCGGCGATAGGGGAGGTCGCGGAGGTGGTCGCGGGTTTGGCGATAGAGGTGGTCGCGGGTTTGGTGATAGAGGTGGTCGCGGTGGATTCAGGGGTGGTCGCGGCGGCTATGATAAGGACGGTGGCGGTGGTTTCCGAGGCGGCCGTGGAAGAGGTAGTTTCGATAACAGGAGATCGTGGGCTGGCAATGATAGGGGAAACGATAACGAAGGGGGTAAGTCCGACGGATTCAGGAAATCGTGGGGTGACGGTGAAAGGGGGGGCGGCCGCGGTGGCTTCAGGGGAGGTAGGGGTGgttttgatagaaaaaaaaccTTCGATGGTGCGCagcaacaaaataaaaaaattacatttgacGATTGA
- the Nopp140 gene encoding nucleolar and coiled-body phosphoprotein 1 isoform X1: MASAEELNVSALVYDYLLKKDASLAKVFQKKTKAPTLPKGAPTIQDVFQHFQKTSPKKINAKAQAKDSSSESSSESEDEAPKKVPQVNGKAAANAAANNKQQATSSEDSSSEDEKPAAKVKPAVKTQSKAPPVKKKDSSDESSSEEEVQTPKAQPKAISTPKVAPVPQPQESSDDDSDSDNEVSKTNVTPKVIVKAAAGKKESVSKDSSESEEESPVKPVLKKPVASAVKTPTKKAQSDSDDSDDSSEEESVKPQPAVKATPVATPAKAAKKVEASKDDSDDSEDTPAAKAPVQKSTPHPVQEKKKLGKSAPQKTEAAKAGKGAKSMPLRQTVAEESSSEESSEEEEAPKKKPAPIVAVAKKVPAKMEESSSDDDSSEAEPPAKKPAPLTPAVAKKAPAKKAESSSDDDSSEEEEPPAKKLVPAKVAAPTKKAQSSSDDSDDSDENEKPAAKPAPKAAAKKAETSSEDSDESEDEKPAKTPASAPAKVAVKASAKRKSSSEDSEEDSSEDEKPKPAVAATKSSDSEESDSDEEEEKVPQQKTPAKSEKRKRKDIEEGEEEEEDEDKPPAKAQKNNYSNFVKANSSFNGDKQQQKNSPFRRVKDDDVNVDPKLANNSFEAKEDNREDGGFKKHGGRGGFGEGRGGFGRGGFRGRGGGDRGGRGGGDRGGRGGGDRGGRGGGRGFGDRGGRGFGDRGGRGGFRGGRGGYDKDGGGGFRGGRGRGSFDNRRSWAGNDRGNDNEGGKSDGFRKSWGDGERGGGRGGFRGGRGGFDRKKTFDGAQQQNKKITFDD; encoded by the exons ATGGCATCCGCTGAAGAATTGAACGTCTCTGCGCTTGTATACGACTATCTATTGAAGAAAGACGCGTCGTTGGCGAAGGTTTTCCAGAAGAAAACAAAGGCG CCCACACTACCGAAGGGGGCACCAACGATACAAGACGTATTCCAGCACTTTCAAAAGACATCCCCCAAGAAAATAAATGCAAAAGCACAAGCTAAAGATAGCAGCTCGGAATCTAGTTCAGAGAGCGAGGATGAAGCACCTAAGAAGGTCCCGCAAGTAAATGGCAAAGCTGCAGCTAATGCAGCGGCAAATAATAAGCAACAGGCAACTTCCTCGGAGGACAGCTCGAGCGAAGATGAAAAGCCAGCGGCAAAAGTTAAGCCAGCTGTTAAGACACAGTCAAAAGCGCCGCCTGTGAAGAAAAAAGACAGCTCAGATGAGAGCTCCTCCGAGGAGGAGGTACAAACGCCAAAAGCGCAACCAAAAGCGATCTCTACTCCGAAAGTAGCTCCAGTACCACAACCCCAAGAATCTTCGGATGATGACTCCGATTCTGATAACGAAGTGTCTAAAACTAATGTGACTCCTAAGGTAATCGTAAAAGCAGCAGCTGGCAAAAAAGAGTCTGTAAGCAAGGATAGTAGCGAAAGCGAAGAAGAGAGTCCAGTTAAGCCGGTGCTGAAGAAGCCTGTTGCATCAGCAGTAAAGACACCGACGAAAAAAGCGCAATCGGATAGCGATGATTCCGACGATTCCTCGGAAGAAGAGAGCGTGAAACCTCAGCCAGCAGTTAAAGCTACACCAGTCGCGACACCTGCAAAGGCTGCTAAAAAGGTAGAAGCTTCCAAGGACGATTCTGATGATTCAGAAGACACACCTGCTGCGAAAGCACCGGTTCAAAAATCAACTCCACACCCTGTCCAAGAGAAGAAGAAACTTGGGAAATCTGCTCCACAAAAGACAGAAGCGGCGAAGGCTGGAAAGGGCGCTAAGTCCATGCCCCTGAGGCAAACAGTCGCGGAAGAATCGTCCAGCGAAGAGAGtagcgaggaggaggaggcacCAAAAAAGAAACCTGCTCCTATTGTGGCAGTAGCAAAGAAAGTTCCTGCTAAGATGGAAGAGTCGTCCTCTGACGATGATAGCAGCGAAGCAGAACCACCAGCTAAAAAGCCTGCACCCCTGACACCAGCAGTTGCAAAGAAAGCTCCTGCTAAGAAGGCAGAGTCGTCCTCTGACGACGATAGCAGTGAAGAAGAGGAGCCTCCGGCTAAGAAACTTGTCCCTGCTAAGGTAGCAGCTCCAACTAAAAAAGCACAATCGTCCAGCGATGATTCCGATGATTCTGACGAAAATGAGAAACCAGCTGCGAAGCCTGCACCAAAAGCAGCAGCCAAAAAAGCAGAAACGAGTTCCGAGGACTCCGATGAATCCGAAGATGAGAAACCCGCGAAAACGCCGGCATCGGCACCCGCAAAGGTAGCGGTGAAAGCGAGCGCTAAGAGAAAATCGTCTAGCGAAGATTCGGAGGAGGACTCGTCGGAAGACGAGAAACCAAAGCCAGCAGTCGCCGCGACAAAAAGCTCCGACTCTGAGGAGAGCGATTCTgacgaagaggaagagaagGTACCGCAGCAAAAGACACCAGCCAAATCCGAAAAGAGGAAACGCAAAGATATAGAGGagggagaagaggaagaggaggacgaggatAAACCACCCGCGAAGGCTCAGAAAAACAACTACAGCAACTTCGTGAAGGCGAATAGCAGCTTCAATGGTGATAAG CAGCAGCAAAAAAATTCTCCGTTCCGTCGGGTAAAGGACGACGACGTAAACGTGGACCCGAAATTGGCAAATAATTCTTTTGAGGCTAAG GAGGACAATCGAGAAGATGGTGGCTTTAAGAAACACGGAGGAAGGGGTGGATTTGGTGAAGGGCGCGGAGGTTTCGGTCGCGGTGGGTTCAGGGGCCGCGGAGGCGGTGACAGGGGTGGTCGCGGTGGCGGCGATAGGGGTGGTCGGGGTGGCGGCGATAGGGGAGGTCGCGGAGGTGGTCGCGGGTTTGGCGATAGAGGTGGTCGCGGGTTTGGTGATAGAGGTGGTCGCGGTGGATTCAGGGGTGGTCGCGGCGGCTATGATAAGGACGGTGGCGGTGGTTTCCGAGGCGGCCGTGGAAGAGGTAGTTTCGATAACAGGAGATCGTGGGCTGGCAATGATAGGGGAAACGATAACGAAGGGGGTAAGTCCGACGGATTCAGGAAATCGTGGGGTGACGGTGAAAGGGGGGGCGGCCGCGGTGGCTTCAGGGGAGGTAGGGGTGgttttgatagaaaaaaaaccTTCGATGGTGCGCagcaacaaaataaaaaaattacatttgacGATTGA
- the Nopp140 gene encoding nucleolar and coiled-body phosphoprotein 1 isoform X3 — protein MASAEELNVSALVYDYLLKKDASLAKVFQKKTKAPTLPKGAPTIQDVFQHFQKTSPKKINAKAQAKDSSSESSSESEDEAPKKVPQVNGKAAANAAANNKQQATSSEDSSSEDEKPAAKVKPAVKTQSKAPPVKKKDSSDESSSEEEVQTPKAQPKAISTPKVAPVPQPQESSDDDSDSDNEVSKTNVTPKVIVKAAAGKKESVSKDSSESEEESPVKPVLKKPVASAVKTPTKKAQSDSDDSDDSSEEESVKPQPAVKATPVATPAKAAKKVEASKDDSDDSEDTPAAKAPVQKSTPHPVQEKKKLGKSAPQKTEAAKAGKGAKSMPLRQTVAEESSSEESSEEEEAPKKKPAPIVAVAKKVPAKMEESSSDDDSSEAEPPAKKPAPLTPAVAKKAPAKKAESSSDDDSSEEEEPPAKKLVPAKVAAPTKKAQSSSDDSDDSDENEKPAAKPAPKAAAKKAETSSEDSDESEDEKPAKTPASAPAKVAVKASAKRKSSSEDSEEDSSEDEKPKPAVAATKSSDSEESDSDEEEEKVPQQKTPAKSEKRKRKDIEEGEEEEEDEDKPPAKAQKNNYSNFVKANSSFNGDKQKNSPFRRVKDDDVNVDPKLANNSFEAKEDNREDGGFKKHGGRGGFGEGRGGFGRGGFRGRGGGDRGGRGGGDRGGRGGGDRGGRGGGRGFGDRGGRGFGDRGGRGGFRGGRGGYDKDGGGGFRGGRGRGSFDNRRSWAGNDRGNDNEGGKSDGFRKSWGDGERGGGRGGFRGGRGGFDRKKTFDGAQQQNKKITFDD, from the exons ATGGCATCCGCTGAAGAATTGAACGTCTCTGCGCTTGTATACGACTATCTATTGAAGAAAGACGCGTCGTTGGCGAAGGTTTTCCAGAAGAAAACAAAGGCG CCCACACTACCGAAGGGGGCACCAACGATACAAGACGTATTCCAGCACTTTCAAAAGACATCCCCCAAGAAAATAAATGCAAAAGCACAAGCTAAAGATAGCAGCTCGGAATCTAGTTCAGAGAGCGAGGATGAAGCACCTAAGAAGGTCCCGCAAGTAAATGGCAAAGCTGCAGCTAATGCAGCGGCAAATAATAAGCAACAGGCAACTTCCTCGGAGGACAGCTCGAGCGAAGATGAAAAGCCAGCGGCAAAAGTTAAGCCAGCTGTTAAGACACAGTCAAAAGCGCCGCCTGTGAAGAAAAAAGACAGCTCAGATGAGAGCTCCTCCGAGGAGGAGGTACAAACGCCAAAAGCGCAACCAAAAGCGATCTCTACTCCGAAAGTAGCTCCAGTACCACAACCCCAAGAATCTTCGGATGATGACTCCGATTCTGATAACGAAGTGTCTAAAACTAATGTGACTCCTAAGGTAATCGTAAAAGCAGCAGCTGGCAAAAAAGAGTCTGTAAGCAAGGATAGTAGCGAAAGCGAAGAAGAGAGTCCAGTTAAGCCGGTGCTGAAGAAGCCTGTTGCATCAGCAGTAAAGACACCGACGAAAAAAGCGCAATCGGATAGCGATGATTCCGACGATTCCTCGGAAGAAGAGAGCGTGAAACCTCAGCCAGCAGTTAAAGCTACACCAGTCGCGACACCTGCAAAGGCTGCTAAAAAGGTAGAAGCTTCCAAGGACGATTCTGATGATTCAGAAGACACACCTGCTGCGAAAGCACCGGTTCAAAAATCAACTCCACACCCTGTCCAAGAGAAGAAGAAACTTGGGAAATCTGCTCCACAAAAGACAGAAGCGGCGAAGGCTGGAAAGGGCGCTAAGTCCATGCCCCTGAGGCAAACAGTCGCGGAAGAATCGTCCAGCGAAGAGAGtagcgaggaggaggaggcacCAAAAAAGAAACCTGCTCCTATTGTGGCAGTAGCAAAGAAAGTTCCTGCTAAGATGGAAGAGTCGTCCTCTGACGATGATAGCAGCGAAGCAGAACCACCAGCTAAAAAGCCTGCACCCCTGACACCAGCAGTTGCAAAGAAAGCTCCTGCTAAGAAGGCAGAGTCGTCCTCTGACGACGATAGCAGTGAAGAAGAGGAGCCTCCGGCTAAGAAACTTGTCCCTGCTAAGGTAGCAGCTCCAACTAAAAAAGCACAATCGTCCAGCGATGATTCCGATGATTCTGACGAAAATGAGAAACCAGCTGCGAAGCCTGCACCAAAAGCAGCAGCCAAAAAAGCAGAAACGAGTTCCGAGGACTCCGATGAATCCGAAGATGAGAAACCCGCGAAAACGCCGGCATCGGCACCCGCAAAGGTAGCGGTGAAAGCGAGCGCTAAGAGAAAATCGTCTAGCGAAGATTCGGAGGAGGACTCGTCGGAAGACGAGAAACCAAAGCCAGCAGTCGCCGCGACAAAAAGCTCCGACTCTGAGGAGAGCGATTCTgacgaagaggaagagaagGTACCGCAGCAAAAGACACCAGCCAAATCCGAAAAGAGGAAACGCAAAGATATAGAGGagggagaagaggaagaggaggacgaggatAAACCACCCGCGAAGGCTCAGAAAAACAACTACAGCAACTTCGTGAAGGCGAATAGCAGCTTCAATGGTGATAAG CAAAAAAATTCTCCGTTCCGTCGGGTAAAGGACGACGACGTAAACGTGGACCCGAAATTGGCAAATAATTCTTTTGAGGCTAAG GAGGACAATCGAGAAGATGGTGGCTTTAAGAAACACGGAGGAAGGGGTGGATTTGGTGAAGGGCGCGGAGGTTTCGGTCGCGGTGGGTTCAGGGGCCGCGGAGGCGGTGACAGGGGTGGTCGCGGTGGCGGCGATAGGGGTGGTCGGGGTGGCGGCGATAGGGGAGGTCGCGGAGGTGGTCGCGGGTTTGGCGATAGAGGTGGTCGCGGGTTTGGTGATAGAGGTGGTCGCGGTGGATTCAGGGGTGGTCGCGGCGGCTATGATAAGGACGGTGGCGGTGGTTTCCGAGGCGGCCGTGGAAGAGGTAGTTTCGATAACAGGAGATCGTGGGCTGGCAATGATAGGGGAAACGATAACGAAGGGGGTAAGTCCGACGGATTCAGGAAATCGTGGGGTGACGGTGAAAGGGGGGGCGGCCGCGGTGGCTTCAGGGGAGGTAGGGGTGgttttgatagaaaaaaaaccTTCGATGGTGCGCagcaacaaaataaaaaaattacatttgacGATTGA
- the Nopp140 gene encoding nucleolar and coiled-body phosphoprotein 1 isoform X2 → MASAEELNVSALVYDYLLKKDASLAKVFQKKTKAPTLPKGAPTIQDVFQHFQKTSPKKINAKAQAKDSSSESSSESEDEAPKKVPQVNGKAAANAAANNKQQATSSEDSSSEDEKPAAKVKPAVKTQSKAPPVKKKDSSDESSSEEEVQTPKAQPKAISTPKVAPVPQPQESSDDDSDSDNEVSKTNVTPKVIVKAAAGKKESVSKDSSESEEESPVKPVLKKPVASAVKTPTKKAQSDSDDSDDSSEEESVKPQPAVKATPVATPAKAAKKVEASKDDSDDSEDTPAAKAPVQKSTPHPVQEKKKLGKSAPQKTEAAKAGKGAKSMPLRQTVAEESSSEESSEEEEAPKKKPAPIVAVAKKVPAKMEESSSDDDSSEAEPPAKKPAPLTPAVAKKAPAKKAESSSDDDSSEEEEPPAKKLVPAKVAAPTKKAQSSSDDSDDSDENEKPAAKPAPKAAAKKAETSSEDSDESEDEKPAKTPASAPAKVAVKASAKRKSSSEDSEEDSSEDEKPKPAVAATKSSDSEESDSDEEEEKVPQQKTPAKSEKRKRKDIEEGEEEEEDEDKPPAKAQKNNYSNFVKANSSFNGDKQQKNSPFRRVKDDDVNVDPKLANNSFEAKEDNREDGGFKKHGGRGGFGEGRGGFGRGGFRGRGGGDRGGRGGGDRGGRGGGDRGGRGGGRGFGDRGGRGFGDRGGRGGFRGGRGGYDKDGGGGFRGGRGRGSFDNRRSWAGNDRGNDNEGGKSDGFRKSWGDGERGGGRGGFRGGRGGFDRKKTFDGAQQQNKKITFDD, encoded by the exons ATGGCATCCGCTGAAGAATTGAACGTCTCTGCGCTTGTATACGACTATCTATTGAAGAAAGACGCGTCGTTGGCGAAGGTTTTCCAGAAGAAAACAAAGGCG CCCACACTACCGAAGGGGGCACCAACGATACAAGACGTATTCCAGCACTTTCAAAAGACATCCCCCAAGAAAATAAATGCAAAAGCACAAGCTAAAGATAGCAGCTCGGAATCTAGTTCAGAGAGCGAGGATGAAGCACCTAAGAAGGTCCCGCAAGTAAATGGCAAAGCTGCAGCTAATGCAGCGGCAAATAATAAGCAACAGGCAACTTCCTCGGAGGACAGCTCGAGCGAAGATGAAAAGCCAGCGGCAAAAGTTAAGCCAGCTGTTAAGACACAGTCAAAAGCGCCGCCTGTGAAGAAAAAAGACAGCTCAGATGAGAGCTCCTCCGAGGAGGAGGTACAAACGCCAAAAGCGCAACCAAAAGCGATCTCTACTCCGAAAGTAGCTCCAGTACCACAACCCCAAGAATCTTCGGATGATGACTCCGATTCTGATAACGAAGTGTCTAAAACTAATGTGACTCCTAAGGTAATCGTAAAAGCAGCAGCTGGCAAAAAAGAGTCTGTAAGCAAGGATAGTAGCGAAAGCGAAGAAGAGAGTCCAGTTAAGCCGGTGCTGAAGAAGCCTGTTGCATCAGCAGTAAAGACACCGACGAAAAAAGCGCAATCGGATAGCGATGATTCCGACGATTCCTCGGAAGAAGAGAGCGTGAAACCTCAGCCAGCAGTTAAAGCTACACCAGTCGCGACACCTGCAAAGGCTGCTAAAAAGGTAGAAGCTTCCAAGGACGATTCTGATGATTCAGAAGACACACCTGCTGCGAAAGCACCGGTTCAAAAATCAACTCCACACCCTGTCCAAGAGAAGAAGAAACTTGGGAAATCTGCTCCACAAAAGACAGAAGCGGCGAAGGCTGGAAAGGGCGCTAAGTCCATGCCCCTGAGGCAAACAGTCGCGGAAGAATCGTCCAGCGAAGAGAGtagcgaggaggaggaggcacCAAAAAAGAAACCTGCTCCTATTGTGGCAGTAGCAAAGAAAGTTCCTGCTAAGATGGAAGAGTCGTCCTCTGACGATGATAGCAGCGAAGCAGAACCACCAGCTAAAAAGCCTGCACCCCTGACACCAGCAGTTGCAAAGAAAGCTCCTGCTAAGAAGGCAGAGTCGTCCTCTGACGACGATAGCAGTGAAGAAGAGGAGCCTCCGGCTAAGAAACTTGTCCCTGCTAAGGTAGCAGCTCCAACTAAAAAAGCACAATCGTCCAGCGATGATTCCGATGATTCTGACGAAAATGAGAAACCAGCTGCGAAGCCTGCACCAAAAGCAGCAGCCAAAAAAGCAGAAACGAGTTCCGAGGACTCCGATGAATCCGAAGATGAGAAACCCGCGAAAACGCCGGCATCGGCACCCGCAAAGGTAGCGGTGAAAGCGAGCGCTAAGAGAAAATCGTCTAGCGAAGATTCGGAGGAGGACTCGTCGGAAGACGAGAAACCAAAGCCAGCAGTCGCCGCGACAAAAAGCTCCGACTCTGAGGAGAGCGATTCTgacgaagaggaagagaagGTACCGCAGCAAAAGACACCAGCCAAATCCGAAAAGAGGAAACGCAAAGATATAGAGGagggagaagaggaagaggaggacgaggatAAACCACCCGCGAAGGCTCAGAAAAACAACTACAGCAACTTCGTGAAGGCGAATAGCAGCTTCAATGGTGATAAG CAGCAAAAAAATTCTCCGTTCCGTCGGGTAAAGGACGACGACGTAAACGTGGACCCGAAATTGGCAAATAATTCTTTTGAGGCTAAG GAGGACAATCGAGAAGATGGTGGCTTTAAGAAACACGGAGGAAGGGGTGGATTTGGTGAAGGGCGCGGAGGTTTCGGTCGCGGTGGGTTCAGGGGCCGCGGAGGCGGTGACAGGGGTGGTCGCGGTGGCGGCGATAGGGGTGGTCGGGGTGGCGGCGATAGGGGAGGTCGCGGAGGTGGTCGCGGGTTTGGCGATAGAGGTGGTCGCGGGTTTGGTGATAGAGGTGGTCGCGGTGGATTCAGGGGTGGTCGCGGCGGCTATGATAAGGACGGTGGCGGTGGTTTCCGAGGCGGCCGTGGAAGAGGTAGTTTCGATAACAGGAGATCGTGGGCTGGCAATGATAGGGGAAACGATAACGAAGGGGGTAAGTCCGACGGATTCAGGAAATCGTGGGGTGACGGTGAAAGGGGGGGCGGCCGCGGTGGCTTCAGGGGAGGTAGGGGTGgttttgatagaaaaaaaaccTTCGATGGTGCGCagcaacaaaataaaaaaattacatttgacGATTGA